A stretch of Rhizobium viscosum DNA encodes these proteins:
- a CDS encoding acyloxyacyl hydrolase: MKSDFRLLLLRMSSIASVAAFVSCLGISSSAQAGDKIFDELRFGASASVQGGHSHEDGVFPEITALFDPFGFEQATDWKQQLMHPRVHVGTSIGTAGEATQFFAGFTWTVDLSDRIFAEAGFGGVIHTGELRDDDDHPDLGCRVLFHEYLGAGYRFNSNWNVIAQLAHSSNANLCDAPNDGMTRAGLMVGYKF, from the coding sequence ATGAAATCCGATTTCCGTTTACTCCTGCTGCGCATGTCGAGTATCGCGTCGGTAGCAGCATTTGTCAGCTGCTTGGGAATATCATCCTCGGCACAAGCAGGAGACAAGATTTTCGACGAATTGCGCTTCGGCGCATCCGCTTCCGTCCAGGGCGGCCATTCGCATGAAGATGGCGTTTTTCCCGAAATAACGGCCCTTTTCGATCCCTTCGGTTTTGAGCAGGCAACCGATTGGAAGCAGCAGCTGATGCATCCGCGCGTCCATGTCGGCACTTCGATCGGCACGGCGGGTGAAGCCACACAGTTCTTCGCCGGTTTTACCTGGACGGTCGACCTCAGCGACAGGATCTTCGCTGAAGCCGGTTTCGGCGGCGTCATCCACACCGGCGAGCTTCGCGATGACGACGATCATCCCGACCTCGGCTGTCGTGTGCTGTTCCACGAATATCTCGGCGCGGGCTATCGCTTCAACAGCAACTGGAATGTCATAGCGCAGCTCGCCCATTCCTCGAATGCCAACCTTTGCGACGCCCCGAACGACGGCATGACCCGCGCCGGGCTGATGGTCGGCTATAAATTCTGA
- a CDS encoding aminotransferase-like domain-containing protein, translating to MTNWLPDLSQGSGPVYMRLADNIESAISSGALPAGSKLPPQRNLAYDIGVTIGTIGRAYALVHERGLVAGEVGRGTYVLDRADTPPSEQVDPVTLSLSGTRIAEAPANKLRFDTTAAPDLGQGKVIAGIMAEIGEQHLAEISSYSRSFPRNWFEAGRLWLARNDWSPEVENIVPTLGAHAAAIAVIAAVSAPGDKIVFENLTYTQVSRSVRLLGRRTLSVESDENGVIPEDFERLCQQQHPKLIFLMPTVHNPTLAIMPYERRVAIADIARRHGVWIIEDDLYGGMANDATPLLAAIAPDRTFLVNGLSKSVAAGVRGGWVACPPHFAQRIKVTHKMVTGGLPFILAETCARLVQSGKAHEIRNTSVAELSARVRLAREQLHGFEFESHLHAPFLWLKLPEPWMSGTFKNAAYRDGVLVDDEDEFKAARGEKVYHRVRIGISSPKDRGEMVSGLMILKRLLENGGSAYDGEI from the coding sequence ATGACAAATTGGCTCCCAGATCTCTCGCAGGGCTCCGGCCCAGTCTATATGCGGCTTGCGGACAATATCGAATCCGCCATTTCTTCCGGCGCCTTGCCGGCTGGATCCAAGCTGCCGCCGCAGCGAAATCTCGCCTATGACATCGGGGTGACAATCGGAACAATCGGCCGCGCCTATGCGCTGGTTCATGAGCGCGGTCTCGTCGCCGGCGAAGTCGGTCGAGGCACCTATGTGCTCGATCGCGCAGACACGCCGCCCAGCGAACAGGTAGACCCCGTCACTCTTTCGCTGAGCGGCACGCGCATTGCGGAGGCCCCGGCGAACAAGCTTCGCTTTGACACGACCGCCGCCCCTGATCTTGGTCAGGGCAAGGTCATCGCCGGCATCATGGCCGAGATCGGCGAGCAGCATCTCGCGGAAATCTCCTCCTATTCACGCAGCTTTCCTCGAAACTGGTTCGAAGCCGGCCGTCTTTGGCTGGCGCGCAACGACTGGTCGCCGGAGGTCGAAAACATTGTTCCGACGCTCGGCGCGCATGCGGCGGCAATTGCCGTCATCGCTGCCGTGTCTGCACCCGGTGACAAGATCGTCTTCGAAAACCTCACCTATACGCAGGTCAGCCGCAGCGTCCGCCTGCTCGGCCGGCGCACGCTGTCGGTCGAGTCGGATGAGAATGGCGTCATTCCCGAGGATTTCGAGCGGCTTTGCCAGCAGCAGCATCCGAAGCTGATCTTTCTGATGCCGACGGTCCACAATCCCACCCTCGCCATCATGCCCTATGAGCGGCGTGTCGCCATTGCCGACATCGCGAGACGGCACGGTGTGTGGATCATCGAGGACGATCTCTATGGCGGCATGGCCAATGACGCTACGCCGCTGCTTGCCGCAATCGCGCCCGATCGCACCTTCCTGGTCAACGGCCTGTCGAAATCGGTTGCCGCCGGCGTGCGTGGCGGCTGGGTCGCCTGCCCGCCGCATTTCGCCCAGCGTATCAAGGTCACGCATAAGATGGTCACCGGTGGCCTGCCCTTCATTCTGGCCGAAACATGCGCGCGACTTGTTCAGAGCGGCAAGGCGCACGAGATCCGCAATACAAGCGTTGCCGAGCTGTCAGCCCGTGTCAGGCTCGCTCGAGAGCAGTTGCATGGCTTCGAGTTCGAATCCCACCTGCACGCGCCCTTCCTGTGGTTGAAACTGCCGGAACCCTGGATGTCGGGCACCTTCAAGAATGCCGCCTACAGGGATGGTGTGCTCGTGGACGACGAGGATGAGTTCAAGGCGGCCCGCGGCGAGAAAGTCTACCATCGAGTGCGCATCGGCATCTCCTCGCCAAAGGATAGAGGTGAGATGGTGTCGGGGCTTATGATCTTGAAAAGACTTCTGGAAAACGGCGGCTCTGCCTATGATGGGGAAATCTGA
- a CDS encoding DUF1127 domain-containing protein, with the protein MSVVPQIKSDIVSIVSIDSPHEIVLPRRAPATGQLGLLWAAFLLWQQKREGRLALRGLTADQLKDIGLSRSDAAREVSKSFFWD; encoded by the coding sequence ATGTCCGTTGTACCTCAAATAAAGAGCGACATTGTATCGATTGTCTCTATCGATAGCCCGCACGAAATTGTCCTCCCGAGGCGGGCGCCGGCCACGGGTCAGCTCGGGCTCCTGTGGGCAGCCTTCCTTCTGTGGCAACAGAAACGGGAGGGACGCCTGGCGTTGCGCGGACTGACAGCGGATCAGCTCAAGGATATCGGCCTGTCGCGGTCCGATGCCGCACGCGAAGTCAGCAAGTCGTTTTTCTGGGATTAG
- the purQ gene encoding phosphoribosylformylglycinamidine synthase subunit PurQ, translating into MKSAVVQLPGLNRDRDMIAALTKISGHKPVTIWQTETEIPDVDLIVIPGGFSYGDYLRCGAIAARMPVMQAIIEKANEGVKVLGVCNGFQILVEAGLLPGALMRNASLKFVCREIKLEVVNAETDFSRAYEKGQIIRCPVAHHDGNYFADTETLAAIEGNGQVVFRYAEGTNPNGSVNDIAGIMNAKGNVLGMMPHPENLIEAAHGGSDGRGLFASALDVVAA; encoded by the coding sequence ATGAAATCAGCCGTCGTTCAACTTCCGGGCCTCAATCGCGATCGCGACATGATCGCCGCTCTCACCAAGATCTCCGGTCACAAGCCGGTGACGATCTGGCAGACGGAGACGGAAATCCCTGATGTCGACCTGATCGTCATTCCCGGCGGCTTCTCCTATGGCGATTACTTGCGCTGCGGAGCGATCGCTGCTCGCATGCCGGTCATGCAGGCGATCATCGAGAAGGCCAATGAGGGCGTGAAGGTGCTGGGTGTCTGCAACGGCTTCCAGATCCTCGTCGAGGCTGGCCTGCTGCCGGGCGCGCTGATGCGCAACGCCTCGCTGAAATTCGTCTGCCGCGAGATCAAGCTCGAAGTCGTCAACGCCGAGACGGATTTCTCCCGCGCCTATGAAAAGGGTCAGATCATCCGCTGCCCGGTCGCCCATCACGACGGCAACTATTTTGCCGACACGGAAACGCTCGCTGCCATCGAAGGCAACGGCCAGGTCGTCTTCCGCTATGCCGAAGGCACCAACCCGAACGGTTCGGTCAATGACATTGCCGGCATCATGAACGCCAAGGGCAATGTTCTCGGCATGATGCCGCATCCGGAAAATCTGATCGAGGCCGCTCACGGCGGTTCGGATGGCCGCGGCCTCTTTGCTTCGGCACTCGACGTCGTCGCCGCCTGA
- a CDS encoding RNA 2'-phosphotransferase yields MVEAKLETEVSKFMSYVLRHAPDAAGLTLDAEGWVSFDDFEKAVTSKFDVTRADIVGIIENSPKKRFALVDNRIRANQGHSVEIDLALKAVEPPAILFHGTSLANWPLIEREGLKKMERHHVHLSGDVETAKIVATRRKGDTIILRIDAARMFSEGHSFFVSDNGVWLAESVPVQYLSPDAGTL; encoded by the coding sequence ATGGTGGAAGCAAAGCTGGAGACGGAAGTCTCGAAATTCATGAGCTATGTTTTGCGCCATGCGCCTGACGCCGCAGGCCTGACGCTTGATGCTGAGGGCTGGGTATCCTTCGATGATTTCGAAAAGGCGGTGACATCGAAATTCGACGTCACTCGCGCCGATATTGTCGGGATCATCGAGAACAGTCCGAAGAAGCGCTTTGCGCTTGTCGATAACAGAATTCGCGCCAACCAGGGCCACAGTGTCGAAATCGATCTGGCGTTGAAGGCAGTCGAGCCGCCGGCAATTCTCTTTCACGGCACGTCACTGGCGAATTGGCCGCTGATCGAGCGTGAAGGTCTGAAAAAGATGGAGCGGCACCACGTTCATCTATCTGGTGATGTGGAAACCGCCAAGATCGTCGCCACGCGCCGCAAGGGCGACACTATCATCCTGCGTATAGACGCAGCCCGCATGTTTTCAGAGGGGCATTCTTTCTTTGTCTCGGACAATGGAGTATGGCTCGCCGAAAGCGTTCCAGTTCAATATCTTTCGCCAGACGCGGGGACCCTATGA
- the purS gene encoding phosphoribosylformylglycinamidine synthase subunit PurS — MIKARVTVTLKNGVLDPQGKAIEGALGALGFGGVGHVRQGKVFDVELEGTDKAKAEADLKAMCDKLLANTVIENYAIAID; from the coding sequence GTGATCAAGGCTCGCGTCACCGTCACGCTGAAAAACGGCGTTCTCGATCCTCAGGGCAAGGCCATCGAAGGCGCGCTCGGCGCCCTCGGCTTCGGCGGCGTCGGCCATGTCCGCCAGGGCAAGGTCTTCGACGTGGAGCTCGAAGGCACCGACAAGGCCAAGGCCGAAGCGGACCTCAAGGCCATGTGCGATAAGCTGCTGGCCAACACGGTCATCGAGAACTACGCGATCGCGATCGACTGA
- the purC gene encoding phosphoribosylaminoimidazolesuccinocarboxamide synthase, whose protein sequence is MNRRRRIYEGKAKILYEGPEPGTLIQFFKDDATAFNKKKHEVIDGKGVLNNRISEYIFSHLNKIGIPTHFIRRLNMREQLIKEVEMIPLEIVVRNVAAGSLAKRLGIEEGVVLPRSIIEFYYKSDALEDPMVSEEHITAFGWANPAELDDIMALAIRVNDFMTGLFLGVGIQLVDFKIECGRLFEGDMMRIILADEISPDSCRLWDIETHKKMDKDLFRRDMGGLLEAYSEVARRLGIINENEPVRGTGPVLVK, encoded by the coding sequence ATGAACCGTCGCCGCCGTATCTACGAGGGCAAGGCAAAGATTCTGTATGAAGGGCCTGAACCGGGCACGCTGATCCAGTTCTTCAAGGACGATGCCACCGCTTTCAACAAGAAGAAACACGAAGTCATTGATGGCAAGGGCGTCCTCAACAACCGTATTTCTGAATATATCTTCAGCCATCTGAACAAGATCGGCATTCCCACCCATTTCATCCGCCGGCTCAACATGCGCGAGCAGCTGATCAAGGAAGTGGAGATGATCCCGCTTGAGATCGTCGTGCGCAACGTCGCAGCCGGCTCTCTCGCCAAGCGCCTCGGCATCGAGGAAGGCGTGGTCCTGCCGCGTTCGATCATCGAATTCTATTACAAGTCCGATGCGCTCGAAGATCCGATGGTCTCCGAAGAGCACATCACAGCCTTCGGCTGGGCCAATCCGGCTGAGCTTGACGACATCATGGCGCTTGCCATCCGCGTCAATGACTTCATGACCGGCCTCTTCCTCGGTGTCGGCATCCAGCTCGTCGATTTCAAGATCGAATGCGGCCGCCTCTTCGAAGGCGACATGATGCGCATCATCCTGGCCGACGAGATCTCGCCGGACAGCTGCCGCCTCTGGGACATAGAGACCCACAAGAAGATGGACAAGGACCTCTTCCGGCGCGATATGGGCGGTCTGCTGGAAGCCTATTCCGAAGTTGCGCGCCGTCTCGGCATCATCAATGAAAACGAGCCCGTGCGCGGCACCGGCCCCGTTTTGGTCAAGTAA
- a CDS encoding putative bifunctional diguanylate cyclase/phosphodiesterase translates to MEGLHTALTPEKRERAPVKQSHPPKAAADVNRDEQAVDGVASYTDDSDITERESRWNYALVGSGLGVWDHNYRLDKKFYSQTWKSIRGMAPDEEADGDYEAWLQLVHPDDRDFVVNAIERQNAGDPDYHIFEYRERHKDGHWVWIECRGAPVEWDENGVAQRVVGTDTDITGRKETAEMLAQLSRRLDLALQISDIGVFEADIDHGTVEWDDRLIAIYGLEDADRFSAADAWLSTVHPDDRDRVSETVERNVNNETGFHQEFRIIRGDGAERIIRARSAFFIDGNGCRKLIGANWDVTEEVALRNDLRRAKDLAEARNRELEAAKESIEHLAFHDYLTGLPNRRYLDKMLEGRSAHCREEGLALAILHIDLDRFKQINDTLGHRAGDHMLKHAAKVLRDSIRATDFVARIGGDEFVVLCIVDTPSKKIATVAERIIRELRKPIKYEGHDCRFGASIGIAIDSGPKLDEKQLLLNADIALYRAKGSGRNRYEFFSNAARRTILTAKRLADEILIGLERSEFVPFYQPQFDARTLDIAGIETLARWQHPEHGLLAPDRFLDIAEDLDVVSTIDALILEQAIADRKAWIREGFAIPRISVNVSGRRLSDPQLGKKLRSLKIEPGTVSFELLESISLDDCDEAVSANLKKLKKLGIDIEVDDFGTGHASIVSLLRLSPKTLKIDRELIRHLPQSAEQRKLVRSIIEIGRSLNILVTAEGVETADHVRILQELGCDMLQGYALARPMSGLKFPAFIRGESWRQPEGEARALQTDLRRSVGRPTSKTASR, encoded by the coding sequence ATGGAAGGACTGCACACTGCGCTGACGCCAGAAAAGCGAGAGCGCGCCCCTGTGAAGCAAAGCCATCCGCCCAAAGCCGCCGCCGATGTCAATCGCGACGAACAGGCTGTCGACGGGGTCGCAAGCTACACCGATGATTCAGATATCACCGAGCGCGAAAGCCGCTGGAACTACGCCCTCGTCGGCTCCGGCCTCGGCGTCTGGGACCACAATTATCGCCTCGACAAGAAATTTTATTCGCAGACCTGGAAAAGCATTCGCGGCATGGCGCCTGATGAGGAGGCCGACGGCGATTACGAAGCCTGGCTGCAACTCGTCCATCCCGACGATCGCGATTTCGTCGTCAACGCCATCGAGCGCCAGAATGCCGGCGACCCCGACTATCATATCTTCGAATATCGCGAGCGCCACAAGGACGGCCACTGGGTCTGGATCGAGTGCCGCGGCGCGCCGGTCGAATGGGATGAGAACGGCGTTGCACAGCGCGTGGTCGGCACGGACACCGACATCACCGGGCGCAAGGAAACCGCGGAGATGCTGGCGCAGCTCTCCCGCCGCCTCGACCTTGCCTTGCAGATCAGCGATATCGGCGTTTTCGAAGCCGATATCGATCATGGGACCGTCGAATGGGACGACCGCCTTATCGCCATCTACGGATTGGAGGATGCCGATCGTTTCTCCGCAGCCGATGCCTGGCTTAGCACTGTTCATCCTGATGATCGCGATCGCGTCAGCGAAACTGTCGAAAGAAACGTCAACAACGAGACCGGCTTTCACCAGGAATTCCGCATCATCAGAGGCGATGGCGCCGAGCGCATCATCCGCGCCCGCTCGGCCTTCTTCATCGATGGCAATGGCTGCCGTAAGCTGATCGGCGCCAATTGGGACGTGACGGAGGAAGTGGCGCTGCGCAACGACTTGCGGCGCGCAAAGGATCTTGCAGAAGCACGCAACCGCGAACTCGAAGCCGCCAAGGAAAGCATCGAGCATCTGGCGTTCCATGACTATTTGACCGGCCTGCCGAACCGCCGGTATCTCGACAAGATGCTGGAGGGACGCTCCGCCCATTGCCGCGAGGAGGGTCTGGCGCTTGCCATTCTTCATATCGATCTCGATCGTTTCAAGCAGATAAACGATACGCTCGGCCACCGCGCCGGCGATCATATGCTGAAACACGCCGCCAAGGTGCTGCGCGACTCCATTCGCGCCACCGATTTCGTCGCCCGCATCGGCGGCGATGAGTTCGTCGTTCTCTGCATCGTCGATACTCCCTCGAAGAAGATTGCGACCGTCGCCGAGCGTATCATCCGCGAGCTGCGCAAACCCATCAAATACGAGGGGCATGATTGCCGCTTCGGCGCCAGCATCGGCATCGCCATCGATAGCGGCCCGAAGCTCGACGAAAAGCAGCTTCTGCTCAACGCCGATATCGCCCTCTACCGGGCCAAGGGCTCCGGCCGTAACCGCTACGAATTCTTCTCCAATGCCGCCCGCCGCACGATCCTGACGGCCAAGCGCCTTGCAGATGAAATCCTGATCGGCCTGGAGCGTAGCGAATTCGTGCCCTTCTACCAGCCGCAGTTCGATGCCCGCACGCTCGATATCGCCGGCATCGAAACGCTGGCACGCTGGCAGCATCCGGAACACGGACTGCTGGCGCCGGATCGCTTCCTCGACATTGCAGAGGATCTCGACGTCGTTTCGACCATCGATGCGCTGATCCTGGAGCAAGCAATCGCCGACCGGAAGGCCTGGATCCGTGAAGGCTTCGCCATTCCCCGCATCTCCGTCAATGTCTCCGGCCGGAGACTGTCCGATCCGCAGCTTGGCAAGAAGCTGCGCTCGCTGAAGATCGAGCCCGGCACGGTCTCTTTCGAGCTGCTGGAATCGATCTCGCTTGACGATTGCGACGAAGCGGTCTCCGCCAATCTCAAGAAGCTGAAGAAACTCGGTATCGACATCGAGGTCGATGATTTCGGCACCGGTCATGCCTCAATCGTCAGCTTGCTGCGATTGAGCCCGAAAACACTGAAGATCGATCGCGAGCTGATCAGGCACCTGCCGCAATCGGCCGAGCAGCGAAAGCTCGTGCGCTCCATCATCGAGATTGGTCGCTCGCTGAATATTCTCGTTACCGCAGAAGGTGTCGAGACCGCCGATCACGTCCGCATCCTGCAGGAGCTCGGCTGCGACATGCTGCAGGGCTATGCGCTCGCCCGGCCGATGTCCGGCCTGAAGTTCCCGGCTTTCATCCGTGGCGAAAGCTGGCGGCAGCCGGAGGGCGAGGCTCGCGCGTTGCAGACGGATCTGCGCCGATCCGTGGGCCGGCCCACCTCCAAAACAGCCTCCAGATAA
- a CDS encoding RBBP9/YdeN family alpha/beta hydrolase, with protein sequence MKASDADILIVPGYTNSGPDHWQSRWEAKLSTARRVEQAEWSKPVREDWSVRIAEAVNASTRPVVLIAHSLGVPSVIHAIPLFQKRVAGAFFVAPPDVANPDIRPKHLMTFGPYPRDPLPFPSITVASRNDPFGTYEHADDIANSWGSFLVDAGESGHINSESGHGPWPEGTMVFAQFLSRLPG encoded by the coding sequence ATGAAAGCTTCAGACGCAGATATACTCATCGTTCCCGGCTACACCAATTCCGGCCCCGACCATTGGCAGAGCCGCTGGGAAGCAAAACTCAGCACCGCGCGCCGCGTCGAGCAGGCGGAATGGTCCAAGCCCGTGCGCGAGGACTGGAGCGTCCGCATCGCCGAAGCGGTGAATGCCTCGACACGCCCCGTGGTGCTCATCGCCCATTCTCTCGGGGTGCCCTCGGTGATCCATGCAATTCCGCTGTTTCAAAAGCGCGTTGCCGGCGCCTTCTTCGTAGCGCCGCCCGATGTTGCCAATCCGGATATCCGCCCGAAGCATCTCATGACCTTTGGCCCCTACCCGCGCGATCCGCTGCCGTTCCCCTCGATTACGGTCGCCAGCCGCAATGATCCCTTCGGCACCTATGAGCATGCTGATGACATTGCCAACAGCTGGGGTTCCTTCCTGGTGGATGCCGGCGAGTCCGGTCACATCAACTCAGAATCCGGCCACGGCCCCTGGCCGGAAGGCACGATGGTCTTTGCCCAGTTTCTCAGCCGCCTGCCCGGCTGA
- a CDS encoding DUF2189 domain-containing protein translates to MTTFHVMTGASESFTRPVINKISIADVFDALRLGFEDFREKPSHYVFLCLMYPIAGIFLTMLSSGANLAPMIFPLMSGFVLIGPIAAIGLYEISRRREAGLDSSWTHALDVRHSPALPSIIAVGLLLFGIFTVWLVTAQTIYTSLLGEVFPRSMSLFLQQVFGTPEGMQLILWGNLVGLGFAFVVLAITVVTFPMLLDRDCGAVAAMVASIRATFVNPVPILLWGLIVAASLVIGTIPLFVGLALAIPILGHATWHLYRKLIAREAM, encoded by the coding sequence ATGACGACATTTCATGTCATGACGGGTGCCAGCGAGAGCTTCACACGGCCCGTGATCAACAAGATCAGCATAGCCGACGTCTTCGACGCGCTCAGGCTCGGTTTCGAGGATTTCCGCGAGAAGCCTTCACATTACGTTTTCCTGTGTCTCATGTATCCGATCGCCGGTATCTTCCTGACGATGCTGAGCTCGGGCGCCAATCTTGCACCGATGATCTTTCCGCTGATGTCGGGCTTCGTGCTGATCGGCCCGATCGCCGCAATCGGCCTCTACGAAATCAGCCGCCGGCGCGAGGCCGGACTCGATTCCTCCTGGACACATGCACTCGATGTACGCCATTCGCCGGCTTTGCCGTCGATCATCGCCGTCGGCCTCCTGCTGTTTGGGATCTTCACCGTCTGGCTGGTCACGGCGCAAACGATCTATACGAGCCTTCTCGGCGAGGTCTTCCCGCGCTCCATGTCGCTCTTCCTGCAGCAAGTGTTCGGTACGCCGGAAGGCATGCAGCTCATCCTGTGGGGTAATCTGGTTGGCCTCGGCTTTGCGTTCGTCGTTCTGGCGATCACCGTCGTGACCTTCCCGATGCTGCTTGACAGGGACTGCGGGGCGGTGGCGGCGATGGTCGCCTCGATCCGGGCAACCTTCGTCAATCCGGTACCGATATTGCTCTGGGGCCTGATCGTTGCCGCGTCGCTCGTCATCGGCACAATCCCGCTTTTCGTCGGCCTGGCACTCGCCATCCCGATCCTCGGCCATGCGACCTGGCATCTTTATCGGAAGCTGATTGCCCGCGAAGCCATGTAA
- a CDS encoding low affinity iron permease family protein has product MTLRHVFAHFATRISEWAGKPVTFILALIAVIIWAALGPVFDYSETWQLVINTGTTIITFLMVFLLQNAQTRDTRAIQAKLNEIILTSHAENRFIGIENLDEEDLMHLDRLVAKAAKGRGSTEICEISDEPVDTSIGKPEKKKRTAPATASRKRK; this is encoded by the coding sequence GTGACCTTACGCCACGTGTTTGCGCACTTCGCAACCAGGATATCGGAGTGGGCGGGCAAGCCGGTGACCTTCATTCTGGCGCTTATCGCCGTGATCATCTGGGCTGCTCTCGGCCCTGTCTTCGACTACTCGGAAACCTGGCAGCTGGTGATCAACACCGGCACAACGATCATCACCTTCCTGATGGTCTTCCTGCTGCAGAATGCGCAGACACGCGATACGCGGGCCATCCAGGCGAAGCTCAACGAAATCATCCTGACGAGCCATGCCGAGAACCGCTTCATCGGCATCGAAAATCTCGATGAAGAAGACCTCATGCACCTCGACCGGCTGGTGGCCAAAGCGGCCAAGGGACGGGGTTCGACAGAGATTTGCGAGATATCGGATGAGCCGGTCGACACTTCGATCGGCAAGCCGGAGAAAAAGAAGCGCACTGCGCCGGCTACCGCTTCACGGAAGCGAAAATGA
- the purB gene encoding adenylosuccinate lyase: MIPRYSRPDMVAIWSPETKFRIWFEIEGHACDALADLGVIPKSAAATIWEKGGKATFDVARIDEIEAVTKHDVIAFLTHLAEIVGPDARFVHQGMTSSDVLDTTFNIQLVRAADILLADMDRVLTALKTRAFEHKDTIRIGRSHGIHAEPTTMGLTFARFYAEMSRNRARLVAARAEIATGAISGAVGTFANIDPVVEEHVCAALGLVPEPVSTQVIPRDRHAMFFATLGVIGSSIENVAIEIRHMQRTEVLEAEEFFSPGQKGSSAMPHKRNPVLTENLTGLARLVRMSVVPAMENVALWHERDISHSSVERAIGPDTTITLDFALNRLAGVIEKLVVYPENMMKNLDKFRGLVHSQRVLLALTQAGVSREDAYRLVQRNAMKVWEQGKDFLEELLADAEVRAALSEADLREKFDLGYHTKHVDTIFRRVFGQA, translated from the coding sequence ATGATCCCTCGTTATTCCCGGCCCGATATGGTCGCCATCTGGTCTCCCGAAACCAAGTTCCGCATCTGGTTCGAGATCGAGGGGCATGCCTGCGACGCGCTGGCAGACCTCGGTGTGATCCCGAAGTCGGCGGCCGCCACCATCTGGGAAAAGGGCGGCAAGGCGACTTTCGACGTTGCCCGTATCGATGAGATCGAGGCCGTCACCAAACATGACGTCATCGCCTTCCTGACGCATCTTGCGGAAATCGTCGGCCCGGACGCACGCTTCGTTCATCAGGGCATGACTTCCTCCGACGTACTCGACACCACGTTCAACATCCAGCTCGTGCGCGCTGCCGATATCCTGCTCGCCGACATGGACCGTGTTCTGACAGCGCTGAAGACGCGCGCCTTCGAACACAAGGATACGATCCGCATCGGCCGCAGCCACGGCATCCACGCCGAGCCGACGACGATGGGCCTGACCTTTGCTCGCTTCTATGCCGAGATGAGCCGCAACCGCGCCCGCCTCGTTGCCGCCCGAGCGGAAATCGCGACCGGCGCTATCTCCGGCGCTGTCGGCACCTTCGCCAATATCGATCCTGTCGTCGAAGAGCATGTCTGCGCAGCCCTCGGCCTCGTGCCGGAGCCGGTTTCCACGCAGGTCATCCCGCGCGACCGCCATGCGATGTTCTTCGCCACGCTCGGCGTCATCGGCTCGTCGATCGAAAACGTCGCGATCGAAATCCGCCACATGCAGCGCACCGAAGTGCTCGAGGCGGAAGAGTTCTTCTCGCCGGGCCAGAAGGGCTCCTCGGCCATGCCGCACAAGCGCAACCCGGTTCTGACCGAAAACCTGACCGGTCTTGCCCGCCTGGTGCGCATGTCGGTCGTTCCCGCAATGGAAAACGTGGCGCTCTGGCATGAGCGCGACATCAGCCATTCGAGCGTCGAGCGTGCCATTGGTCCGGACACGACGATCACGCTGGATTTCGCGCTGAACCGTCTCGCCGGCGTCATCGAAAAACTCGTGGTCTATCCCGAGAATATGATGAAGAATCTCGACAAGTTCCGCGGCCTTGTCCATTCACAGCGCGTTCTCCTGGCGCTGACGCAGGCCGGCGTCTCCCGCGAGGATGCCTATCGCCTCGTGCAGCGCAACGCCATGAAGGTCTGGGAACAGGGCAAGGACTTCCTCGAAGAACTGTTGGCCGATGCCGAAGTACGCGCCGCACTGTCGGAGGCGGATCTGCGCGAAAAATTTGATCTCGGTTATCACACCAAGCACGTCGACACGATCTTCCGCCGCGTCTTCGGCCAGGCTTGA